A genome region from Deinococcus sp. KNUC1210 includes the following:
- a CDS encoding isocitrate/isopropylmalate dehydrogenase family protein encodes MAKYRICLIEGDGIGHEVIPATRRLLDAAGVDAEYVVAEAGYEYYLDHGTSVPQATYDAVENTDATLFGAATSPSGEKPPGFFGAIRHLRQKYGLYANVRPTKTRPVPGAYENVDLVIVRENTQGLYVEQERRYGDTAIADTVITKDASARIGKFALELAQKRRKQLTVVHKANVLPVTQGLFLNTILDLAKPVTEVKTSTMIVDNAAMQLVRNPTQFDVMVMTNMFGDILSDLAAGLVGGLGIAASGNVGDKFGIFESVHGSAPDIAGQGVANPTASMLAAVLMLDHIGAHDEARRIDAAVSIVLAEGPRTRDLGGTAGTKDFTDAVIAKLA; translated from the coding sequence TTGAGGGTGACGGCATCGGTCACGAAGTCATTCCAGCGACCCGCAGGCTGCTCGACGCGGCCGGTGTGGACGCCGAGTACGTGGTGGCCGAGGCCGGATACGAGTACTACCTCGACCACGGCACCAGCGTGCCCCAGGCCACCTACGACGCGGTCGAGAACACCGATGCCACGCTGTTCGGCGCGGCCACCAGCCCCAGCGGTGAGAAGCCGCCGGGCTTCTTCGGCGCGATTCGCCACCTGCGTCAGAAATATGGCCTGTACGCCAACGTGCGCCCCACCAAGACCCGCCCGGTGCCCGGAGCCTATGAAAACGTCGATCTGGTGATCGTGCGCGAGAACACCCAGGGCCTGTACGTCGAGCAGGAGCGCCGCTACGGCGACACCGCGATTGCCGATACGGTGATCACCAAGGACGCCAGCGCCAGAATCGGCAAATTTGCCCTCGAACTGGCGCAGAAGCGCCGCAAGCAGCTCACGGTGGTGCACAAGGCCAACGTGTTGCCGGTCACGCAGGGTCTGTTCCTGAACACCATCCTCGACCTTGCCAAGCCCGTGACCGAGGTGAAGACCAGCACCATGATCGTGGACAATGCCGCGATGCAGCTTGTTCGCAACCCCACCCAGTTCGACGTGATGGTCATGACCAACATGTTCGGTGACATCCTCTCCGATCTGGCCGCCGGACTGGTCGGCGGACTGGGCATCGCCGCGAGCGGCAACGTGGGCGACAAGTTCGGCATCTTCGAGTCGGTTCACGGCAGCGCCCCCGACATCGCCGGGCAGGGCGTCGCCAACCCCACCGCCAGCATGCTGGCCGCCGTCCTGATGCTCGACCACATCGGCGCACACGACGAGGCCCGCCGCATCGACGCCGCCGTCAGCATCGTGCTGGCCGAAGGTCCGCGCACCCGTGACCTGGGTGGCACGGCTGGCACCAAGGACTTCACCGACGCGGTGATCGCCAAGCTGGCCTGA
- the pilM gene encoding type IV pilus assembly protein PilM, giving the protein MSSALQRLLNPRPNAIGVEIGTSSIKVVVLKAGSPPVLQHAVTIPTPIGSMRDGLVVEPQAVANELKNLLAQHRITNRQVVTTVPNQSAVTRNIMVPKMERKDLKEAIKWEAERYIPYPIDEVSLDFDLLDDPATIPEDGQMEVVIAAAPTEAVARVIEVMQLAGLDPVVIDLKSFAVLRALRGNLLGEHLTKSTLTGTNYTEAGEVALVLEIGASSSVISLVRGDRVLMARNIGVSADDFTTALQKAFDLDFSAAEEVKVGYATATTPTEDEEDLLNFDLSREQYSPARVFEVIRPVLGDLITEIRRSLEFYRVQSGDVVIDRTFLAGGGAKMRGLAAAISDALGFRVEVASPWLTVQTDLAGVDTGYLQANAPEFTVPLGLALRGVQSRG; this is encoded by the coding sequence ATGTCGAGTGCTTTGCAACGTCTGCTCAATCCAAGACCGAACGCCATCGGTGTGGAGATCGGCACCAGTTCCATCAAGGTGGTGGTGCTGAAAGCCGGATCGCCCCCGGTATTGCAGCATGCCGTGACCATCCCCACCCCGATTGGCAGTATGCGCGACGGACTGGTCGTCGAACCCCAGGCAGTCGCCAACGAGCTGAAGAACCTGCTGGCCCAGCACCGCATCACCAATCGCCAGGTCGTGACGACGGTACCCAACCAGTCAGCCGTGACGCGCAACATCATGGTGCCCAAGATGGAGCGCAAGGACCTGAAAGAGGCGATCAAGTGGGAAGCCGAGCGCTATATTCCGTACCCCATCGACGAGGTATCGCTGGATTTCGACCTGCTGGACGATCCAGCGACCATTCCCGAAGACGGTCAGATGGAGGTGGTGATCGCGGCGGCTCCGACCGAGGCGGTGGCCCGCGTGATCGAGGTGATGCAGCTCGCCGGGCTGGACCCGGTGGTCATCGACCTCAAATCGTTCGCTGTTCTGCGGGCGCTGCGCGGGAATCTGCTGGGTGAGCACCTCACCAAGAGCACCCTGACCGGCACCAACTACACCGAGGCCGGTGAAGTGGCGCTGGTGCTGGAAATCGGCGCGAGCAGCAGCGTGATTTCGCTGGTCCGTGGCGACAGGGTGCTGATGGCCCGCAACATCGGCGTGTCTGCCGACGACTTCACCACCGCGCTGCAAAAGGCGTTCGACCTGGACTTCTCAGCCGCCGAGGAAGTGAAGGTCGGCTACGCCACCGCCACCACGCCCACCGAGGACGAGGAAGACCTGCTGAACTTCGATCTTTCGCGCGAGCAGTACAGCCCGGCCCGCGTCTTCGAGGTGATTCGCCCGGTGCTGGGCGACCTGATCACCGAAATTCGCCGCAGCCTGGAGTTCTACCGAGTGCAGTCGGGCGACGTGGTAATCGACCGCACCTTCCTGGCGGGCGGCGGAGCCAAGATGCGTGGCCTGGCTGCCGCCATCAGCGACGCGCTGGGCTTCCGGGTCGAGGTGGCGAGTCCGTGGCTGACCGTCCAGACCGACCTGGCAGGTGTGGATACCGGCTACCTCCAGGCCAACGCGCCGGAATTTACCGTGCCGCTCGGCCTGGCACTGAGGGGTGTGCAGTCTCGTGGTTGA
- a CDS encoding fimbrial assembly protein: MVEINLLPAQYRKRTEPNVWRYATLAVPVVAVLGVLTFTVYQTTRLVNIQKDLDAVNGQISALEDQKSEYDALNRQKTDLEKTTQVAQTLQSTKTYWSSDLARFVNALPSGGDVALSSLTIRAVDPSAQTNLAAAGTYNGETVTKEFDLAGQAKSSQALVTFLKSFESNPDFGVDFKSAQRAPDAAPASGSVSAGSSAASGTDGVPYTFNATVGLRGQTTPALGTPGNAAGATSTAPGAPAAPAPAGGSNVR; encoded by the coding sequence GTGGTTGAGATCAACCTGCTGCCAGCGCAGTACCGCAAACGTACCGAACCCAACGTCTGGCGCTACGCCACCCTCGCCGTCCCGGTCGTGGCGGTGCTGGGCGTGCTGACCTTCACGGTCTATCAGACCACCCGCTTAGTCAACATCCAGAAAGACCTCGACGCGGTCAACGGTCAGATCTCGGCGTTGGAAGACCAAAAGAGTGAATATGACGCCCTGAATCGCCAGAAAACAGATCTGGAGAAGACCACGCAGGTCGCTCAGACGTTACAGTCCACCAAGACCTACTGGTCGTCGGATCTGGCCCGCTTCGTCAATGCGCTGCCTTCCGGCGGCGACGTAGCCCTGAGCAGTCTGACCATTCGGGCCGTCGATCCGAGTGCCCAGACCAATCTGGCAGCGGCAGGTACCTATAACGGCGAAACCGTCACTAAGGAATTCGATCTGGCCGGGCAAGCCAAGAGCAGTCAGGCGCTGGTGACCTTTCTGAAAAGTTTTGAAAGCAATCCCGATTTCGGCGTGGATTTCAAGAGCGCCCAGCGTGCTCCGGACGCCGCACCTGCTTCTGGCAGCGTCTCTGCAGGCAGCTCAGCTGCCAGCGGCACCGATGGCGTGCCTTACACCTTCAATGCCACGGTGGGTCTGCGGGGGCAGACGACACCCGCCTTGGGTACTCCTGGCAACGCTGCCGGTGCCACAAGTACGGCCCCTGGCGCTCCGGCAGCCCCCGCCCCGGCAGGAGGGTCGAATGTCCGTTAA
- a CDS encoding type 4a pilus biogenesis protein PilO, translating to MSVKLSPRDTFLVVLLVCILGIVAWYFLYYQARNQEISDAQFNLDTRNATLLTYRSAQSALPALRTEVAGLQVQSDAFFQALPKTANIGSVIAAIRQTVAVASGELNSVTVSSAATPGLPTGVRPIALNLGVSARFQPTFQMLRSLETMSRFSNVSNVSLALPAPDSTDPKLNTSMVLTVYTFDPSQAGLSGTPGAPAAAPSAPATTPGGVR from the coding sequence ATGTCCGTTAAGCTCTCGCCCCGCGACACCTTTCTCGTGGTGTTGCTGGTGTGCATCCTCGGCATCGTGGCCTGGTATTTCCTGTATTACCAGGCGCGCAACCAGGAGATCTCCGACGCCCAGTTCAATCTCGATACGCGCAACGCCACCCTGCTGACGTACCGCAGTGCCCAGAGTGCGCTGCCCGCCCTGCGAACCGAGGTGGCAGGCCTTCAGGTGCAGAGTGACGCTTTCTTCCAGGCCTTGCCGAAGACGGCCAATATCGGCAGCGTCATCGCCGCGATCCGGCAGACCGTGGCGGTCGCCAGCGGTGAACTGAACTCAGTCACCGTCTCGAGTGCTGCAACGCCTGGCCTGCCCACAGGCGTGCGGCCCATCGCCCTGAATCTGGGCGTGTCAGCGCGTTTCCAGCCCACCTTCCAGATGCTGCGTTCACTGGAGACCATGAGCCGCTTTTCGAACGTCAGCAATGTGTCGCTGGCCCTGCCTGCACCCGACAGCACCGATCCCAAACTGAATACCAGCATGGTCCTGACCGTCTACACCTTCGATCCCAGTCAGGCAGGCCTCAGCGGCACTCCTGGCGCACCGGCTGCGGCCCCCAGTGCACCGGCAACCACGCCGGGAGGTGTGCGGTGA